tTGAGCATCATTGCTTTCTGTAAGCGCTTGGAGCTCTAGTACTTTCCCAAGACAGCTACGAAAATTTTTAACTTGTATAACCGATGGTTCCGAGATCTCCGCTCTTCCAGTTTCACGTGCACTTTTTGAGACTGAGGGCTTTCCCCGAGGCCGTCTATGTACTTATTCTTTTCAATGAGTGGTTTAGGTGCAATCTATGGCATCCGAGCATGACTAGCTCTGCTTTTTAGATTCGATGGTGTCGTCGTCCCGTCATAGGTTCTCACATTaggatattctccactctagttaaTTTAGAAACAATACATTTCACTGTTTAAGAGCTCAAAAACAAACATCACAAGTAATCTATCAAACATATTGTTCGTTTGGATGCACATAAGATGACTCCTACTGTCTGACTGTCGAAGGACATGTGCAATTGTTACAGTGTATGTGAGTGtgtagtgtttttgtgtgtgtatatgtttacCAGTTTACTTGTAAAATCAAAAATATTAATTTGAAAAGTAATGGCTGAcagtgatagaagctgaagaaatggattaaaatttgtgtcatGGCGGTGACTTGGGAACCTggctctcctgcttattaggcacatGTGTTAGCCATTACACCACAGTAGCATTAGAGGAAACACAGCTGCATGCACTACTCTAGTACCAATGCCCTTCCtaaacaaacttcagttcacaccttCAGTGCATTAGACTAGGATATCCGTGCAGCTGTGTTATTTATACTGCTACGGTGGTGTAATGGCTAACACATCTGCCTAGTCAGCAGGAGACAAGGTCACCGACCgtgccacaaattttaatttatttcttcagcttTTATCATTATCATAGATAGAGTTGAGACTCATATGTCCCAAGGAATGTCTGACATTTCAGTGACATTTACTTTTGTATTTGTTGCAGGTCAGTGAATTTGCACGACTGGTGTGTGTGTTTGGAGTCATCAGAGGTAGATAGCCACGGTAAGTTAAATATTTTGAACACTTGTTATTACAACTGTATTTACAAAGACGCTATATTCATGTCGAgtccatatttaatattttatcttggGTAATAACTGCAGTCATTTTTGTACATGTAGGCTCGGATGTCAGAATGTAGAGACTGCGCCATAGAAGAACTGCGTTGTGCATTTTTGTGAGAGAATGCTCCTGTTGTTTTTGAGGACACTCCACTTTCAAGCTTTACAACAACAATGAGAGCATGAAAATCTATAAACGAGGAAGTACTTTTTCAATCGCCATTTTCACATCCAGCGCGCCGTTTCAGGAAGTTAATTTAGAGAGACTAGGAACTTCGCTGTATCATATTTCTCAGTGTACGAGTTTGTGAAAAAAGTACAATGATTATGTGTTGCATGTCATATTTGTGCGGTAGCTGATGGTTCATAAGATCGACAGCTGGTGTTAGATCTTGCCGCTGGAGAAGTTGCAAGTTGTTAAGTTTATTTCCACCAGTTGGGAGATTCTTACCTCCTGCAGGCAACTCAAGTTATTACAGCCCTAAGTACTGTCCAAATTCGTCTAATACAGTAGTGTCGGGTACTGTGCAATTCAGGACCAACACAAacgaggaaggagagaagttgcgatggccggtggcagAAGTCCAAAATCATATGTACGTAACACTTGCAGATTAATGGAACACTTTATTCCTAAAAAGGAAGAAACATAACTTCTTGTTATGATGTGACGTGATGTgtttcctgtgcctcctacatgcaattaGTTTTTCACTCTACTACTACTGGCAGAATGCAGACCAAGTTTGGTCTTCCTATTAACTCAGTACTGCTGATCTCGAAGTCAGAGACCGAACTGGGCCGACCaacgatgggcggctggttaaatcagcgttgGCTTCCACTGCGTTGCGGTGGTCGGTGTGCAGTTGGAAGTTTATTACTGCGCAAGAGTAATTTTGACAATTTTTACATGAATTAGTACTATTAAAAACTGAAACTCCGTAATTTGTACCATATCACGGCCTTAGTACTTCGAATAAATACATTAAAACGGAAGTAATCGGATAGCCTGAATTGTTCTTTTTGTCGTGGTCTGTTAGAACGATCCAAAGTTATTGCTACCATATCTATtttctgcttgcttttgtgcatgtaAGCAGAAATTTAATTGGTACATTGAAGACAGGTCAAAACTTTTGCAGCTTTCGTCACCTGTTTGTGATTTCATTAGCGCCAATCCGGCTAATAGCAATGCCCCTTTAATAGGACGGAATATCATGTGTGGAAACTGACAGAGATTAGCAGAATCAGTGACTGCGctacctctcctctccttttccctaCCTCCAGTTTTACGGTAATTCTGTGCTTTTGTATATAGTGGCGTGCTGCACTTTGACAGTCATTTAAACGGAAAGTGATACATTTTATTCTTTCCGCTTCTCAAATTTCACAGCACCAGTGAGCATATCTCTCATGAGATGCATGTTTTCCTGCTGTAATAATACCTTCGTTTTATAACGTAGGTTCTTCATATTTTGTGGATAAGTCTCTCCGCAATTAACATAGCCTTTCGTGCAGCGTCTCCTGTTGTAGTTCAAGCCTTCTTCTGAGACTCTGATGCTGATAAAGTGAATCTATAATGAAACACCAAGCTTTTCTAGGAATTGTCTTTTTCTCTTCTGTTAATAAAATTTGATACGGGTCCCATATCGTCTAAGAGCACTCAAAACATGGCCGAACGAGGATTTTGTAAACGACCACTTTAGCGCGTGAGTTGACTGTCGTAGTATTCTTCTAGTAAGTCAAGCAACTGCCTAGTCCATGGCTAGATTTGTACAGCGTTTCCATCAGAAATTACTCCGACAGATGCACTTGTCTGTTCAAAAGTATGCGGTAACTCCTATGTAATGCCGAATTGGTCAGATGTCGCGAGAGGCGGACCCACAAGTATGAAAGGAGGCTGGGAGTATTGGGTTACCAgttgagaagcagtaacagcagagtgggtctgtcaggagagctcagtgactccgAACGTGGATCTAACATGGGTAaataatccatcagggacatttcaccccCTTCTAAATCTGTAGGTCTATTGTTGGTAATACGATTGTGAAGTGGGAACGCGAAGGAGCAGTCGCAGCTAAACCAATCGCTGGCATACTTCATGTACATACGGACGGGAACCGTCGATCATGGCgaaaggtggttgtaaaaaatctcgCGTGAAATCAGTGGAAGGGATCAGAGTTCGGAATTGCTACCAGCAGTGCAGCTATCACAGTGATTGTGCGcagggaattaaaaagaatggggtacagtggccAGCAGCTCCCCATaagccaaacatttctgtagtcagtgctgagCGTCGCTTGAGTTGGTTGAAAGAGCGATGCCACTGGGCAGTGTAAGGCCGCAAGCAAGTGATACGGAGTAACGAATCACGCCATGCTCTGTGGATGCCCGATGGAATGGTTTGAGTTTGGCGAAAGCCTGCAGAACCTTACCAGCCATTATGTGAGGTGCCAACAGAGAAGTGAGGAGGTTGTGGTACTATATGGGCGTGTTTCGGTTACAGTGTGGTTCTCTTATTGCAGTTAAGAACACTCTAAATCCGCAgggatgtgaacactttttacagcattgtgtactgcgtttaGTAGAGGAatggttcggagacgatgattattCTTATCAGCGTGACAATGCACCGTCTCACAAAGCAACACATGTGAGGAAGGGATTTGTgagcagtaacattcctgaaagagACTGGCCTGCCCAGGACTTGTACTCAACGGAACACTTGTGAGATAATTTAAAacgccgacttcgctccagaccccggtttccaacatcactactttctttactttttggctcttaaggaagaatgggctgccattcttccacatacattcagacacctcattgaaagtgccccACGGAATTCAAGTCGCCATAATGGCGAAGGATGGATacattccatattaatgtccactactaTGTGTACTGATACTTCTGAGCAGATAATGTATTTCTATGTATGTATTTGTTTTTACAGAGTCCAACGGCTGATGGCATATCGGATCTTTTCATTTCTTTACAcacattaaatttatatttaagATAAGTTACTAATATTCATACTAGGTGTTGTTCTTCAGCGGTCTCTACGTTTTGCGACAAGTTCCTAATGATTTCACATCCGTGTACACAACTGCGTCGTCTGTGAAATACCACAGGAGGACAGCAGAAGTTATTTTCTAAGTGATTGACATACGTTATAAACATTGCTCGGACCTACCGCGCTGGCACTTCTCTAGTAATCGGTGCTTCCGATCTTTTTCAGATGAAATTCATATTGACAAATCAttcctctttgaatttctgaagtttcgTTTTCTCCATCTTTCAGCAGCTTCTAGGGAAGCCAAGTTTCACCATTCTCTTGTTTCTTATCGGTTTGCTAAAACGCATTGTACCTAAGAAACTCAGCATTTTCGAGATAAGGTCCCTGTACGTTAGGTCTGAAGCGATGCTCATCGGACGCTACTTCCGCATCCGATGACACTTCCCCATTAGGACGATGCAGTAAGTTCTGTTTGCAAGTAAGTCTTCAGTTCAGTCGCTTACCTGTTCGAATATTCAGTATGTAATTATTTCGGTTACTAGGCGACTGTATCGAAGGCTCTCTGGAACCAAAAAAACACGCCGTCTTATTACTTCCGGACGTTTTAACTAGAAGAGCGATGCAATGTTATTGTGGGATGTGCAGAAAATGCATCATGTGCGATGACAATTGAAGTCAGTGAGAAGTCTATTCTTCTGCGGAGATTCGACTCTTCTTTTATATAGCAAAACGACCATCATATTTTTTTCAGTCGtgtaatttgttttgttgttgCTAAACCTAAGGCCAGTTCTCCTACCTTACTAAGTTTGATCTTACGTTGGATTTACTGACTGCACGATTTCATTGAATTCTTCAAACATTAACAATCTTTGCGCTTGTTTTCACTTGGTCAGCTTTTGTAGTAACTTTGTGATCCTGCTGTTGATCTGTCTAGAGTTCTGTCAGTCCCTTTCTGTCACTCAGGAATAAACTGTATAAGTACATGCCAAAGACCCGTCGACTCTCTTCCTCAAGAGTTGATTGTTTGGTTTCTAATTGTTTGAATACATTTTTGCTATGTTTACAGCAGTGCAAAATTTGAGCATGTGTGGTGTCGTAAAACTGCAATACCTTTCCTGCGTTAAAATCCGTCTAAtgataacaaaataaatgtaaaagcGATAGGCATTCTCATAAGTAATATTATGCCACTAATGTGTTGTTTTATAGTGAATGTTATTTCGAACTGGCTGGCACCTTATAAATATGCATTTTTTGCGTTGAAATTCATTTTTACTTTGACTCTGAGGAAACTTTGTAAGAAGCTGAGAATTAACTTTTGTACTGCACCAGATTCGTTAGTATCGACTAATTTATTGAAAATTATAATACTTATTTGTCTGATAACTGATTCCATATTGATATTTTACTAAAGCTATTGTCTTGTTCATATCTTAATATAAAGACATATGCAATGAAACTgaatgtgaattttattttttttaattatttctttttgtttttttgataAACTAGAGTACACTGAAGACTGGAGGAATCCTTAAAGAAGAAGCCAGCCAAAATCAGCATCGACAAGGCACTTACTGGAAGAGTACGCGGCTTAGCAGCGATTACGTGACACCGAAACCAGTGATCGTGTGAAACTGTAATGAGCAATAGCTTTTGATTAATTTTATGGACACTAGGATGGAAAATACTAAACCAGATGTGCTGCAGGACGGTCCGCTGGACCAACAGGGGAAGGATAACGATGATGTTGGAGATGCCAATAATTCGTTGTCGTCTGAAGCTTCTGTTGTGGAAGACAGTCGCAATGAAGAAGTGAAGTTTCAGAGAGACAAAGTACATACTGATCCTACCGTATTCTCCCCGCTGAAGAACTTTTCGTCCCGCCCGCCAACAGATTCAGTCACTCATCCTAACATTGGGAAACCGTTGCTACTGCGGCCGTCCGTGCTATCGGGAAGTTCCGCTGAATTGGGAAGTGCCGCATCGAAACCGGACAGTGGTTCCTTTTCTTCTGCATTTGGCGTGAGGCCCATGGCGTTTTCCTTTGCGACGGCAACTAAAGATCAGGCAGGATCGGCGAGGCCTTTCCTTCTGCGTCCCTCGAAACTGGCAGCTCCCGTTTCGGAGCAAAACGACGGAACGGGAAAATCTGCTGTAACGTCTAGCTTATTCGGGGCCAAGCCCTCCATTTCTTCCGATTTATCTAAGGAGCCTGCTGCCGGGTCAAGTCCGAGCAAGCCCATTTTTCTTAGGCCCTCAAAGTTGGCCGTAGCTTCACCGGAGAAGGGGTCAGATCCCACTGCAGGTAATGATTCTGTTGGAGACGAATCAAAGACTGTCGCTTCTTCTGAGTCGGGCTCAGATGTTAAAGACGAAACAAATGCGACGAAATCTGCAGTTCTTAGACCTTCTCAGCTGGCTGCTACTACGGCAGATTTGCAGATATCAGAAAAAACTGCACCTCCGAAGAACCCGTTCGCTAGAGTACCCGCTTTTAGCGAAGATAAAGAGGAGAAGGAAGAAAAAGGGTTGGGAGAGAGTGGTGATAGTCAGTGTGCATCAGAAACTCAGGTTTCCAGCTCGACATCGCTCCCAAAGTTTGTTCGGCTTACTACCGGATCGTCTGTTGTCACTCCTGTGGTGTCGGTACCACCGGTCGTCAATCCTGTTGTGACAGTGGCGTCTGCGCCCCCTACTTTTGTGTTCGGGCAGAACTTGTTAGACAGAGTAGAAACGAAGGAAAACAATGCAGCAACTCAACAGCATTTAGAATCTAATGGAGCTAACTCCTCCGAAATGTTGTTCACGTCGGTGATCAGGAAGGAGGACAGCAACGACGGAAGCAACAGCGAAGGCGCGGAGAGGCCGCCGTCCAAGAGCCTGAGCGACGCGGCGAGAGAGTACGAAGAATCGCGGGCCGCCAAGAGGAAGTACGAGGAGGTGGCCGTGGTCACCGGCGAGGAGGACGAGGCGAACGTGGTGCAGATGAACTGCAAGCTGTACGCGTTCGAGAAGTCCAAGGGCACGTGGGTTGAGCGCGGCCGCGGCACATTGCGTCTCAACGACCGCGAATCGGCGCTGGGCGCACAGTCGCGCGTCGTGGTGCGCACGGCGGGCAACCTGCGCGTCGTCATTAACACGAAGGTGTGGGCCGGCATGGTGGTGGAGCGCGCCAGTCCCAAGAGCGTGCGCCTCACCGCCATGGACACGACCGGCGAGGTCAAGGTCTTCCTCGTGTCCGGCTCCCAGAAGGAGACGGAGCAGCTGTACAAGTCGCTGGTAGCCCGCGTCGAGCGGCAGCGGGCTGCTAACGCGCACGCCGCGCCGCCCGCGCCAGCGCGCTCGGACTCGGACGCCCCGCCGGCCAATCCAGAGCCGAAGCGCGTCGCGCAGGACGCCGACACGGGGGAGCCGGCCGCGACGCTCTAGGCACTGCCTTAGCTCTCTGCTGCTAGTTAGAGTCTGGCTTGTTCGTGTCGTGGCCTATACATGATCGTCATTGTTCACAGTTCCTTTCATTTCACACCCCTGTATCGTATCTGCAGATTAACACCACCGTTTGCGCCATTATTCCTTCTGACAGCTTCGTCCTAGAcactgttcttttttccagtttatttactTGTCACGGTGTATTTATTTATCCGGATATGTGACGATAAATGATCACATCATGTGAACAGGAAACCGCTCGTTTATAGGTCCACGCTGCAGAATAGCGCTTTAAATGTGGATGGCGCCCTCCCCCGGGCGGCAGGTTACGTAATGCGAATGACAGAGTCATGTTGTTGTTGAAATAAAACACCGTCTGTAGGTACTGCCTCTGGTTGTTTCATTATCTGTTATAATTTCGTGGAATGCCTTTATTGGCGTTTCAGACAAACGGGTTAGTGTGCTGAATTTGGGATACTGGTAGCCTCATCCTCGGGGCCCGCAGTGGCAGTGCTGACGTGAAAATGTTAATAAGCCCTAGGCCCTCAAATGTCAGCTTTTTGAGTTTGAATTTGTGTTAACTGACACTCAGctgttttcgacatagtctcctctaTCTAACCTGTTTCCCGCGGAAGTGCCGAAGTAAAGAGGCCGCTAAAAGGCGTTACacaatttcttattttcatttaaatattttacaattacAGATCTTTGCCCAATCTGTGATTTTTTTAGCATTTCATTGTAATGGATATATTGGCGGCAGTGATCGATGTGTTCGCTATTATCACTCGCTTTTCAGAAGCACTgtcttgtgtttgtttgtgtaattTAGTACTTGCCTGTACGTGTCCTACATAGACTCTGAGACTAGTGGCACCTATTAAAACTTGAAGTTTATTGCTGTCAGTATACTTTTTTGTTCTGTGATTTGTTTCTATgattaaa
The Schistocerca gregaria isolate iqSchGreg1 chromosome 1, iqSchGreg1.2, whole genome shotgun sequence genome window above contains:
- the LOC126364463 gene encoding ran-binding protein 3, which translates into the protein MDTRMENTKPDVLQDGPLDQQGKDNDDVGDANNSLSSEASVVEDSRNEEVKFQRDKVHTDPTVFSPLKNFSSRPPTDSVTHPNIGKPLLLRPSVLSGSSAELGSAASKPDSGSFSSAFGVRPMAFSFATATKDQAGSARPFLLRPSKLAAPVSEQNDGTGKSAVTSSLFGAKPSISSDLSKEPAAGSSPSKPIFLRPSKLAVASPEKGSDPTAGNDSVGDESKTVASSESGSDVKDETNATKSAVLRPSQLAATTADLQISEKTAPPKNPFARVPAFSEDKEEKEEKGLGESGDSQCASETQVSSSTSLPKFVRLTTGSSVVTPVVSVPPVVNPVVTVASAPPTFVFGQNLLDRVETKENNAATQQHLESNGANSSEMLFTSVIRKEDSNDGSNSEGAERPPSKSLSDAAREYEESRAAKRKYEEVAVVTGEEDEANVVQMNCKLYAFEKSKGTWVERGRGTLRLNDRESALGAQSRVVVRTAGNLRVVINTKVWAGMVVERASPKSVRLTAMDTTGEVKVFLVSGSQKETEQLYKSLVARVERQRAANAHAAPPAPARSDSDAPPANPEPKRVAQDADTGEPAATL